CCTTTCCATTCTTTGCATTGAAGGCCGTTCTAATAATCTCTTTGAGATCTTCCTCTTTTAACAGCTTCATCTCGGAAGGAAGCTTGTGGTACCTGTTATAAAAAAAGGTGAGTTCATCTATCTTGCCAATTGGATTACCGATTCCTTCTGTATCTAAAAACTCAAAATAAGAACTATAGCCATGATGGAATTCATTATATTCCTTCCCGACATGCTTAAAAAGAGTGCTGGCATAATTTTGTAAAAGTTCTATCGCCATAAGGTCCGTTACATCCTCAAGACCCTGGTTTTTTCGCTCTCTAAGGGTTGCAGCCATTTCATCCAGCTCCTGGCTATTAACAAGTAGAGGGGCATTTTTACGTTCAAACCAATTCAGTTTCTGGTCTAAATCCATAACATCCTCCGCTGCATAGGATAGAAGCTGGTCGTTATTATCTAATTCATATGCATTTTGGACTAGTTCATTCAGTGACTCCGCGTATAGATAAACACCATCCAAAAGAGTAGCAACTTTTTCACGGTTCGCAACATACTGATTGATTCCAGTTACAATAATGACTGCTGCAAGAAGGGCCGCTATCATTTTCATTCTTCTCAGTTTGAAGCGGATCCGGATCCTGTCATCGACTTCCTTCGTTAGTGTCTCTTTAGAGGAAAAGGATAACTCTGAAAATCCAGTTCCATTTTGATACAATCCCCTACACTCCCTGCAGTGCTGTAAATGCTCTTCCACTGCCCTCCGATTTTCTGGCCTTAATTCATTTTCTTCATACAAAGGATATAAATCTTCGACTAGTCTGCAATTCAGCTTCATTTTCATTCCCCCTCTCCTTCGAGATAATATTTCTTGAATTTCTTCTTCGCACGATGAATTCCAACCTTAATGCTGCCTTCCGACTGACCTAAGATATCTCCTATCTCACTAAGCGAAAAACCTTGTTCCCGTAAAACCAAAAGCGTCTTTTCTTGTTCCGTCAGCTTTTGAAAAGTTTGTCTTATCATCATTTCTGTTTCGATGTTCCGGATTGTTCCGCCGGACTGTAGCTCCGGCTCCGCATAAGGAAGCTCGTTCTTTTGTGAAAATTTATTTACCTCGTTCAAGTAGGTATTGCGCGCAATTTTAAAAAGCCACGTTTTAAGGGAAGAATCAGCGCGAAACCGACCAAATCCCTTGAAGGCCTTAATAAACGTATCATGCGTTAATTCTTCGGCAATCGTGCGGTTGTGGCACATGTTGCGAAGATAACGGAAAACCGGATCTTTGTATGCCTGATACATTTCTTCAAGCGGATCTGTCATGTCTCTCTCTCCTCCCCCTACTAATGACAAACGAAATGAAAAAAGGTTACAAACTTTTTTAAAAAGTGAAACATAATTCAATATATTTATGATAAATTTAGTTTAACAATTTTCACTCGGAAGGTGATGGTAAACTTGGAGAACTTCTATTTGTTTGTGATTATGTGTATTTTACTGATTCTTTTACCTGGTCCTGATACGGCCATCGCGACAAAAAACACGCTGACAGTGGGAAGAACCGGTGGGTTTAGAACGATGTTTGGTACCTGCTGCGCCTTACTCATCCATACTTTGGCTGCGGTGGTCGGACTTTCAGCGATTATTGTGAAGTCAGCTTTTCTATTTTCCATCTTCAAATACTTCGGTGCGGCCTACTTAGTTTTTTTAGGCATCAAAACATTATGGGCATTAAGACACAATAAAACAGCAGCCACCGAAATGACTGCCGAGAGCAAGTATGATAACAAATCTTGTTTTAAGCAGGGGTTCCTTACCAACCTCTTAAATCCAAAAGTAGCTGTATTTTTCCTAACCTTCCTGCCTCAGTTCGTAGATTCAGGCAGCGATTCTTTTATTCCGTTTCTCATCATGGGAATCACGTATACGCTGTTAACTGCACTCTGGTTTTTGTTCTATATCTACCTGCTTAACCAGATTCGTATTTTTATGAATAAGCCTAAGACTCAAGTGTTGATGGAAGGAATAACTGGAACCATTCTGATTAGTTTTGGAATCAAACTGGCACTTGAAAAGGCACATTAATAGATTGGTACCTCAAAAAGCAGTGGAATACATTCCACTGCTTTTCTATATATTAACACTTACAAATCATCAATCTATTTCCCCTATAAACTTTCAATATCAAGATACGGGTTTTAAATTACCTTTTTTATCCAATTATTTCTTACCTGCCAAAATGATTTCCTCACCTGCGGATTTTAGCCTCTAATCTGCATATTTTCCGTCTTACCTGCATATATCCTTTGTTTATCTGCCTAACAAAATCCAAACCTAAACTTTGATGCTTAACATGTCAGGCTGCTGCATGGTTTAGGTATCCAAACTCCCTAAAAACTGGTATTACGCTCGGTGTTTTTCGTTTATTATAGAACAAGTTATGATTTATTAATTTCCTTTTTTATCCAAAAACTTCTTACCTGCCAAAATGATTCCTTCACCTGCGGATTTTAGCCTCTAACCTGCATATTTTCCGTCTTACCTGCATATTTCCTTTGTTTATCTGCCTAACTAAATCCCAACCTAAACTTGATGCTTAATATGAAAGGCTTCCGCATGGTTTAGGTATCTAAACTCCCTAAAAACTGGTATTACGCTCGTATTTTTCTTTCATTATAGAACAAGTTACTATTTTTCAATTACCTTTTTTATCCAAAGGCTTCTTACCTGCCAAAATGATTCCTTCACCTGCGGATTTTATCTTCTTACCTGCATAATGCTCCCTCTTACCTGCATATAACCTTTGTTTATCTACCTAACAAATCACGGACAAAAAAACACCAGGTTCGCCTCGACGAACCCAGTGTTCCTTCACTATTATGCTGCTTGTTCTAGCATTGCTTCACTGCCCTGTTTCCTTTTGAACGCAAATGCCATGTAGGTAAATGTCACAACCATGAAGCCAGCACTGTAAGCTAGCAGGATCAAATTATTTTGCCACATGTAAGCAAAATCACCGCTTGATATGACAGCTTTAAACGCTTGGACACTGTACGTCATTGGGAAGAATGCGTTAAATGGCTGCAGCGCCTCTGGAATCAACGCAAGTGGGAAGGTTCCCGCGCTTGTCGTTAATTGCATGATCAGGATGAGAATCGCAATGAATCGACCCACATCCGCCATGGAAGTGACGAGCATTTGTATTAATGTAACAAATACCATACTTGTCAGAATCGTCGTCACGATAAACAACGGCAAGCTTTGTACCTCAATTCCCAATCCTACGAGTAACACAAAATCAACTAATAATGCTTGAAGCACGCCAATAATCGTGATAACTCCTAATTTACCGATAAACCATTGTGTAGCTGAAGCTGGTTTGACGGCTGGTTCTCTCAGACCGAACACAATCGAGATGATCAGTGCACCTACGAAAAGTCCGAGTGAGACGAAGTAAGGAGCAAAGCCGGTACCGTAGTTTGGCACGGTGTTAATCTCATTTTTATCCACCTTCACTGGCTCGCCCATCATATCATACGTATCATCATCTGCTTTTACGCTATTTGCCGTTTCAGCCCCGGCCGCTAGCTTCTCGTTTAATTCTGAGCTGCCATCCTGCAATTTTTCTGTACCTTCTTGTAATTCCGTAGAACCCTCCGCAAGCTTACCAGTACCCTCGGTTATTTTGCCGGCACCCGCCGTTAATTCCCCCATACCAGATGTCAGTTGATTGGCACCTGCATTTAGTGCGGCTGAACCTGTATAAAGCTGGTGGATTCCTTGCTGTAATTTCACTTGGTTGGCGTTGATTTCGCTGATTCCGCCAATTAATTGGTCGAACACGGGGTCCGTTTGTTTTTTCAATTGCGATTCTAAACCTGCTGTTGCCCCAAGCAATTGTCCATTTACCTGTGATTTAAATTGCGTGAACCCCTGGTGCAATCCAGGCGTGATCGCTTGTGAAACCTGTTGTTGAACCTCTTCCTTGGTTGGTGCAGCTTGTTGTTCCATAATGGCTGTTACTTTTTCCGCTGGAACACCATTTTCGATTAAGGCTGCTGCAAGTTCTTTTATTTTAACTGTCTGCTGTGCAATCATTTGATCAGCAATCTGTGAGGATAATCCTGCCCCAAGCTGCGTTTCAAATTGATTGATGCCAGCATTCAATTTTTCCGTACTTCCTGTTAACTGTGAGTTGATTCCCGCCGCGATTCCAGCGGGTAACTCTTCTTTCATTTGCTGTGCTCCCGCTTGTGCTTTTTCGGTGCCTGTCACCAGCAGCGGCAGCTTTTCGTCTACTTCCTGTAACCCTTTTTCGATAGCTGCTATCCCATTGGCTACTTCATTGGAACCCGTCGCCGCACTATTCATACCTTCTTCAAATTCAATCGATTTACTTGCTAAGAGCTCAAGGTTTTCCTTGATTTGTCCAGCACCTTCATTGAGTTTTACCGATCCCTCGTTGAGTTGGCCGGCTCCCTCACTCGCTTTGTCTAACCCTTCCCCCATTTGCGTTACTTTTTCAAAAATGCTTTCAGAGTAGGTTGCGACAATCTCTTTCGAAATCTCCGCTTTGATTTCCTTCATTGCAGTTTCACCAATTTGCGCCGATAGGAAGTTTGCCCCCTCATTCGGAACATATTTAATTTCCAGCTTTTGAGGCTGATCCTCAAGCAAGGTTGTAGCATTTTTTGAAAAATTACTCGGAATTTCTACTAGGATATAATACTTTTGGTCCTCCAAGCCTTGATATCCCTGCTTCTTATCCACTATGTCAAAATCAAATGTGTTACTTTTCTTCAGATTCTTGACTAGGTCATCCCCAATCTCAAGCCTTTGCCCTTCGAGTTCCGCACCCTCATCCTGATTCACAATCGCCACAGGCAGGTCGCCTAAATATTTATAAGGATCCCAAAACGCCCA
This Neobacillus sp. YX16 DNA region includes the following protein-coding sequences:
- a CDS encoding zf-HC2 domain-containing protein codes for the protein MKLNCRLVEDLYPLYEENELRPENRRAVEEHLQHCRECRGLYQNGTGFSELSFSSKETLTKEVDDRIRIRFKLRRMKMIAALLAAVIIVTGINQYVANREKVATLLDGVYLYAESLNELVQNAYELDNNDQLLSYAAEDVMDLDQKLNWFERKNAPLLVNSQELDEMAATLRERKNQGLEDVTDLMAIELLQNYASTLFKHVGKEYNEFHHGYSSYFEFLDTEGIGNPIGKIDELTFFYNRYHKLPSEMKLLKEEDLKEIIRTAFNAKNGKVKFEKVNDQYGMYRFDLQQGKTKIDGEIDGYSGIIVFAINYGHQLNDQKPLEQREVMKKAEQMLKWIYGKTATFEIKVEQNMEEIEGQPNLYRFRFTPLAGEYKLHFPLGEPFVIELDAGSGEFFMLSAQPALQSRELFSKSYQEKLSQASLETKAEQISGEKVKAIGTGIIYSTVSADYVLVYVFEGKENRIYINAETGKVERPYFSIH
- a CDS encoding sigma-70 family RNA polymerase sigma factor, which encodes MTDPLEEMYQAYKDPVFRYLRNMCHNRTIAEELTHDTFIKAFKGFGRFRADSSLKTWLFKIARNTYLNEVNKFSQKNELPYAEPELQSGGTIRNIETEMMIRQTFQKLTEQEKTLLVLREQGFSLSEIGDILGQSEGSIKVGIHRAKKKFKKYYLEGEGE
- a CDS encoding LysE family translocator, giving the protein MENFYLFVIMCILLILLPGPDTAIATKNTLTVGRTGGFRTMFGTCCALLIHTLAAVVGLSAIIVKSAFLFSIFKYFGAAYLVFLGIKTLWALRHNKTAATEMTAESKYDNKSCFKQGFLTNLLNPKVAVFFLTFLPQFVDSGSDSFIPFLIMGITYTLLTALWFLFYIYLLNQIRIFMNKPKTQVLMEGITGTILISFGIKLALEKAH
- a CDS encoding YhgE/Pip domain-containing protein — protein: MKGSSFKAELKSILSNRKVLIPIIAILFIPVLYAGMFLWAFWDPYKYLGDLPVAIVNQDEGAELEGQRLEIGDDLVKNLKKSNTFDFDIVDKKQGYQGLEDQKYYILVEIPSNFSKNATTLLEDQPQKLEIKYVPNEGANFLSAQIGETAMKEIKAEISKEIVATYSESIFEKVTQMGEGLDKASEGAGQLNEGSVKLNEGAGQIKENLELLASKSIEFEEGMNSAATGSNEVANGIAAIEKGLQEVDEKLPLLVTGTEKAQAGAQQMKEELPAGIAAGINSQLTGSTEKLNAGINQFETQLGAGLSSQIADQMIAQQTVKIKELAAALIENGVPAEKVTAIMEQQAAPTKEEVQQQVSQAITPGLHQGFTQFKSQVNGQLLGATAGLESQLKKQTDPVFDQLIGGISEINANQVKLQQGIHQLYTGSAALNAGANQLTSGMGELTAGAGKITEGTGKLAEGSTELQEGTEKLQDGSSELNEKLAAGAETANSVKADDDTYDMMGEPVKVDKNEINTVPNYGTGFAPYFVSLGLFVGALIISIVFGLREPAVKPASATQWFIGKLGVITIIGVLQALLVDFVLLVGLGIEVQSLPLFIVTTILTSMVFVTLIQMLVTSMADVGRFIAILILIMQLTTSAGTFPLALIPEALQPFNAFFPMTYSVQAFKAVISSGDFAYMWQNNLILLAYSAGFMVVTFTYMAFAFKRKQGSEAMLEQAA